The following are encoded in a window of Oceanispirochaeta sp. M1 genomic DNA:
- a CDS encoding ABC transporter ATP-binding protein: MSSTANAIEIKDLSFRYKSETAEKNPLALENISMDVKKGEFIVIMGPSGAGKSTLANCLNGLVPHFQRGEYEGEVKVGELIVKNEKVGRMSKEIGLVFQDFEAQLFSTNTMLELAFGPENFGVPREEIHSRITEVLKTVQLEGFEGRQPSTLSGGQKQRLAIGSILATKPEIICMDEPTTDLDPVGKMGIFKIAKHLHSDSEFTLLIIEHETEEALHADRLILMENGVILKDGIPRDILKNIGLTDKIGIQSLQVPKFFNDHLKTDSADLPMTPEEGFTAFQKMGISMNDEAYENLLKADEQREASYGEVLIDVEDLVHVYPNQNKALKGVSLQIRKGEFLAVLGHNGSGKTTLVKHFNGLLSPSEGNIIVGGRNTRESTIFEIGKTVGYVFQNPDHQIFSDTVFEEVSFSPKLRGCSKEEIKIRVTEALKAVGMEGSEEEDPFSMTKGQRQRIAVASVLSAKPELIILDEPTTGLDYKEQRQMMELIQNLNKQGHTIIMITHTMWVVAEYAHRVAVIKDGEMSMYGKTRDVFKDEDTLMESYLKTPHIVNLSNKLGKTILSVDELKSCVRGDLS, from the coding sequence GTGAGTTCGACAGCCAATGCTATAGAAATCAAAGATCTTTCGTTTCGCTATAAAAGTGAAACCGCAGAGAAAAACCCCCTGGCCCTTGAAAATATCTCAATGGATGTTAAAAAGGGTGAGTTTATTGTAATCATGGGTCCCAGCGGTGCCGGAAAATCAACACTGGCCAACTGTCTGAACGGTCTTGTTCCCCATTTCCAGAGAGGAGAGTACGAGGGAGAAGTAAAGGTCGGTGAACTTATTGTAAAAAATGAAAAGGTCGGACGAATGTCCAAAGAGATCGGTCTGGTTTTTCAGGACTTCGAAGCTCAGCTCTTTTCAACTAATACCATGCTGGAACTGGCCTTCGGCCCGGAGAACTTCGGAGTTCCCCGGGAAGAGATACACAGCCGGATCACAGAGGTTCTGAAAACAGTTCAGCTCGAGGGTTTTGAAGGACGACAGCCCTCTACCCTTTCCGGGGGACAGAAACAACGTCTGGCTATCGGTTCCATTCTGGCCACCAAGCCCGAAATTATCTGTATGGATGAGCCTACTACCGACCTTGACCCTGTAGGTAAGATGGGGATCTTCAAGATTGCCAAGCATCTTCACTCGGACAGCGAGTTCACTCTCCTTATTATCGAACATGAAACTGAAGAAGCTCTCCATGCTGACAGACTGATCCTTATGGAAAACGGTGTAATACTCAAAGATGGTATTCCCAGGGATATCCTGAAAAATATCGGCCTTACCGATAAAATCGGTATCCAGTCATTACAGGTTCCCAAGTTTTTCAATGATCATCTTAAAACTGATTCTGCCGATCTTCCCATGACTCCCGAAGAGGGATTCACCGCCTTCCAGAAAATGGGCATTTCCATGAATGATGAGGCCTATGAAAATCTACTTAAAGCCGATGAGCAGCGGGAAGCATCCTATGGAGAAGTGCTTATTGATGTAGAAGATCTTGTTCATGTCTATCCCAACCAGAACAAGGCCCTCAAGGGAGTCAGCCTTCAGATCCGCAAGGGTGAATTCCTGGCTGTACTCGGGCACAACGGCAGTGGTAAGACCACTTTAGTAAAACACTTCAACGGTCTTCTTTCTCCCAGTGAGGGAAATATCATTGTGGGCGGGAGAAACACAAGGGAATCTACAATATTCGAAATCGGCAAGACAGTGGGTTATGTATTTCAGAATCCCGATCATCAGATCTTCTCGGATACGGTGTTTGAAGAGGTCTCCTTCAGCCCCAAACTGAGAGGCTGCAGCAAGGAAGAGATTAAAATACGTGTAACAGAGGCCCTCAAGGCTGTGGGTATGGAAGGAAGTGAAGAGGAAGACCCGTTCTCCATGACCAAGGGTCAGAGACAGAGAATTGCGGTTGCATCGGTTCTGTCAGCCAAACCAGAGCTGATCATTCTTGATGAACCCACCACCGGACTGGACTATAAAGAACAGCGCCAGATGATGGAGCTTATACAGAATCTGAATAAACAGGGACATACCATAATCATGATAACCCATACAATGTGGGTTGTTGCCGAATATGCTCATAGAGTAGCCGTTATTAAAGATGGAGAAATGAGCATGTATGGAAAAACAAGAGACGTTTTCAAAGATGAAGACACTCTGATGGAGTCCTATCTGAAAACCCCGCATATAGTCAATTTAAGTAACAAACTCGGTAAAACGATTCTGTCTGTGGATGAGCTGAAAAGCTGTGTTAGAGGAGATTTAAGCTAA
- the mtnA gene encoding S-methyl-5-thioribose-1-phosphate isomerase, whose product MSKIISMQYEEGVLKLIDQRKLPAEFVYFECRTYTEVEFAIKDMVVRGAPAIGATAAYGALLAARQFMAEYPDDRPRFLSEMEKALNFLNNSRPTAVNLMWAVKKMKDCLVTNADSSDSIMMDKIQGLADNILKEDKELCTQMGKHGNTIIPQGATILTHCNTGALATAGPGTALAVVREAHNTGKNINVYADETRPRIQGGRLTAWELMQEKIPSKLIVDSTAATLIRDGKIDVILVGADRIANNGDAANKIGTFMLSVIAKTYNVPFYVVAPVTTIDFEMKSGDEIEIEERDASEITHINGVQIAPEGMEVYNPAFDVTPNENITGIVTDQGIIYPPFKEGIAGLKESSL is encoded by the coding sequence ATGAGCAAGATTATTTCAATGCAGTACGAAGAGGGAGTTCTGAAACTGATAGATCAGAGAAAACTTCCCGCAGAGTTTGTCTATTTTGAGTGCAGAACTTATACGGAAGTTGAGTTTGCCATTAAAGATATGGTCGTCAGGGGAGCTCCTGCAATCGGAGCGACTGCTGCCTATGGTGCCCTGCTGGCAGCCCGTCAGTTTATGGCTGAATATCCTGATGATCGCCCCCGCTTCCTTTCGGAAATGGAAAAGGCTCTGAATTTCCTGAACAATTCCAGACCCACCGCAGTAAACCTGATGTGGGCCGTTAAAAAAATGAAAGACTGCCTAGTGACCAACGCTGATTCCTCAGATTCAATAATGATGGATAAGATTCAAGGTCTGGCAGATAATATTCTGAAAGAAGACAAAGAGCTCTGTACTCAAATGGGTAAACATGGAAATACCATTATCCCCCAGGGAGCCACTATCCTTACCCACTGCAATACAGGGGCTCTCGCGACAGCCGGACCCGGAACTGCTCTGGCAGTTGTAAGAGAAGCTCATAATACGGGTAAAAATATCAATGTATATGCCGATGAGACCCGTCCCAGAATCCAGGGTGGACGTCTGACTGCCTGGGAACTGATGCAGGAAAAGATTCCTTCCAAGCTTATTGTAGACAGCACAGCAGCAACTCTGATTAGAGACGGTAAGATTGATGTAATTCTTGTAGGAGCCGACCGTATTGCCAATAACGGAGATGCGGCCAATAAAATCGGAACATTTATGCTCTCAGTTATTGCGAAGACATACAACGTCCCCTTCTATGTGGTTGCTCCGGTTACAACTATCGACTTCGAAATGAAGAGCGGTGATGAAATAGAGATTGAAGAGAGAGATGCATCAGAAATCACCCACATAAATGGAGTGCAGATCGCACCTGAGGGGATGGAAGTATACAACCCCGCTTTTGATGTTACTCCCAATGAAAATATCACTGGAATCGTTACAGACCAGGGAATCATCTATCCTCCGTTTAAGGAAGGTATTGCCGGTCTAAAGGAGTCTTCCCTGTGA
- a CDS encoding GntR family transcriptional regulator, whose translation MSNNINKTLKMLKGSKNQTLSRSARKRIIEYIKKNEVQPHDALPTEAAFMEILDASRHTVREALVLMEQENLIYKIQGKGTFLKKRPIHIESGLEKLESITEVVEGYHLTPGTQWIGIEIKNPTEQMIEELKIEPSEKVITFKRVRTANGNLASYCVDTMPLKYFETIPHEIDEESLFAYLEKNLGIYIESAVSYIVPTLPTGEMTHELGVSQDQLFLLLQQIHFDSKGSPVIFSNDYFQPDIFKFKVNRTR comes from the coding sequence ATGTCGAACAACATCAATAAAACCCTGAAAATGCTAAAAGGGAGTAAAAATCAGACTCTCAGCCGATCTGCCCGTAAAAGGATCATCGAGTATATCAAAAAAAATGAAGTTCAGCCCCATGATGCTCTTCCTACAGAAGCAGCCTTTATGGAGATTCTTGATGCCAGCAGGCATACAGTAAGAGAAGCCCTTGTTCTGATGGAACAGGAAAACCTTATTTACAAGATTCAGGGCAAAGGGACTTTTCTAAAAAAACGCCCTATTCATATAGAAAGCGGCCTGGAGAAACTGGAGAGTATTACTGAGGTAGTTGAAGGCTATCACCTGACACCCGGTACCCAGTGGATCGGTATTGAGATAAAGAACCCCACCGAGCAGATGATCGAAGAACTGAAAATCGAGCCCAGTGAGAAGGTAATCACGTTCAAGAGAGTCAGAACAGCCAACGGTAATCTGGCGTCCTATTGTGTTGATACCATGCCCCTGAAATATTTTGAGACCATACCCCATGAAATTGATGAAGAATCCCTTTTCGCATATCTGGAGAAGAATCTTGGTATTTATATTGAGAGTGCAGTCTCCTACATTGTCCCCACCCTGCCTACAGGAGAGATGACACATGAACTGGGAGTTTCCCAGGATCAGCTCTTTCTCTTATTACAGCAGATTCATTTTGACAGCAAAGGGAGTCCTGTGATCTTTTCCAATGATTATTTTCAACCCGATATTTTTAAATTCAAAGTTAATAGAACACGTTAA
- a CDS encoding class II aldolase/adducin family protein codes for MSKISKELKKAIVDAGMNMFEQGLTVGTWGNISARDTETGLIYIKPSGMPYPDITEDDVVVMNSDFEVVEGHRKPSIEFNFHIAIMNARKDVNVVIHTHPIHSSVFGVLGEDLPGISEDFVQIIGDKIINCDYALPGTPELAENVVKGLGERNAVMIPNHGTVVVGADFPGAMKNIFVVEKTAQIYYMARAIGTPKLISEEDILAMQDFAKNHYGQGK; via the coding sequence TTGTCCAAGATTTCCAAAGAGCTTAAAAAAGCCATAGTTGATGCCGGAATGAATATGTTTGAGCAGGGGTTGACCGTCGGTACCTGGGGAAACATCAGTGCCCGTGATACTGAAACCGGCCTGATTTATATTAAACCCAGCGGAATGCCTTATCCCGACATCACAGAAGATGATGTAGTTGTTATGAACTCCGATTTTGAAGTTGTTGAAGGTCACAGAAAACCCTCAATTGAGTTCAATTTCCATATTGCCATAATGAATGCCCGTAAGGACGTGAATGTAGTTATTCATACTCACCCCATACATTCCAGTGTATTCGGTGTACTGGGTGAAGATCTCCCCGGTATAAGTGAAGACTTTGTTCAGATCATCGGAGACAAAATTATTAACTGTGATTATGCTCTGCCCGGAACTCCGGAACTGGCTGAGAATGTAGTCAAAGGTCTTGGTGAGAGAAACGCAGTGATGATCCCCAACCACGGAACCGTTGTTGTGGGAGCTGATTTTCCCGGTGCCATGAAAAATATCTTTGTTGTAGAAAAAACAGCTCAGATCTACTATATGGCCCGTGCCATCGGTACACCCAAGTTAATTTCAGAAGAAGACATTCTCGCCATGCAGGATTTTGCAAAAAATCACTACGGCCAGGGAAAATGA
- a CDS encoding amidohydrolase family protein: MKKIIQNTLLGSDIQDILIDGTKISGIGAGLVSSHPEAQIIDGKDTAAFPSLINGHTHSPMTLLRGAGDDLGLHEWLTECMWPLEDKYTDEEFYWGNRMALMEMVRTGTGFFNEMYFNPHLALKALEETPLKARINFPIMDGMNPEVGKKQWKDCERFFEETTAPQGVQLGMVLHSVYTDSRESIEWVRNFAADKNLPIHIHLSETEKEVQDCMEAHEGLSPVEYLHQLGVLSQRVVAAHTVHLSETDIEILSDTGVNVVHNPGSNMKLASGVFPYKALRDKKIPILLGTDGAASNNNLDMLEEMKLAALLQKVHTGDPTLMSAEEIFEIATKKGAEIFNTGGGVIELGKEADIILMDLKSPALFPAWNLISSMVYSASGMDVKTHISSGNVLMEDYKIPGYERVLEEAGRCFDRLRS; encoded by the coding sequence ATGAAAAAAATAATTCAGAATACATTGCTCGGTTCAGATATTCAGGACATTCTGATTGATGGAACTAAGATCTCCGGTATCGGAGCAGGTCTGGTTTCTTCTCATCCTGAGGCACAAATTATTGATGGAAAAGATACCGCCGCTTTCCCATCTCTCATCAATGGACACACCCACTCTCCCATGACTCTGCTCCGGGGAGCCGGTGATGACCTTGGCCTGCACGAATGGCTGACAGAATGCATGTGGCCCCTTGAAGACAAGTATACTGATGAGGAATTCTACTGGGGCAACAGAATGGCCCTGATGGAGATGGTCCGGACTGGAACAGGATTTTTCAATGAGATGTATTTCAATCCTCACCTTGCATTGAAGGCTCTTGAGGAAACACCCTTAAAAGCAAGAATCAACTTTCCCATTATGGACGGTATGAATCCCGAAGTAGGAAAGAAGCAATGGAAAGATTGTGAACGATTTTTTGAGGAAACAACTGCCCCTCAGGGGGTACAGCTGGGGATGGTTCTCCACTCTGTATATACAGACAGCAGGGAATCCATTGAATGGGTCAGAAACTTTGCTGCAGATAAAAATCTTCCTATTCATATCCATTTATCTGAAACAGAAAAAGAGGTACAGGACTGCATGGAGGCTCATGAAGGGCTGAGTCCTGTGGAATATCTCCATCAGCTGGGAGTACTTTCCCAACGGGTTGTCGCTGCTCATACAGTACATTTGTCTGAGACTGATATTGAAATCCTCTCGGATACAGGCGTGAATGTCGTCCATAATCCCGGTTCTAATATGAAACTCGCATCCGGAGTGTTTCCATACAAAGCGCTGAGGGATAAAAAAATCCCCATACTCCTGGGTACTGACGGGGCTGCCTCAAACAACAATCTGGATATGTTGGAAGAAATGAAACTGGCTGCCCTTCTGCAGAAGGTGCATACAGGAGATCCGACACTGATGTCAGCTGAAGAAATTTTTGAAATTGCCACTAAAAAGGGTGCTGAGATTTTCAATACAGGGGGAGGTGTCATCGAGCTTGGCAAGGAGGCCGATATAATTCTGATGGACCTGAAATCTCCTGCTCTGTTCCCGGCATGGAATCTCATATCCTCTATGGTCTACAGTGCTTCAGGAATGGATGTTAAGACTCATATTTCATCGGGAAATGTACTGATGGAGGATTATAAGATCCCCGGTTACGAAAGGGTTCTCGAGGAAGCCGGCCGCTGCTTTGACAGACTGAGATCTTAA